In Pyrus communis chromosome 8, drPyrComm1.1, whole genome shotgun sequence, one genomic interval encodes:
- the LOC137743629 gene encoding uncharacterized protein At2g27730, mitochondrial-like, protein MASRMAARFVPRRFSSSGKVLSEEEKAAENVYIKKIEQEKLEKLARKGLKPEEKPTGSSGGPVSDAKPSGSSSGASTAKVSTDKYRNYAVVAGVMTAAASLGWYLKASRKKEEVQD, encoded by the exons ATGGCATCAAGGATGGCTGCAAGGTTTGTGCCTCGGAGGTTTTCAAGCAGTGGAAAAGTTCTCAGTGAGGAGGAAAAAGCTGCAGAGAATGTTTACATCAAG AAAATCGAGCAAGAGAAGCTGGAGAAGCTTGCACGTAAA GGCCTTAAACCAGAAGAGAAGCCAACTGGAAGCTCAGGGGGCCCAGTCTCTGATGCCAAACCTAGTGGCTCTTCCTCCGGAGCATCAACAGCCAAGGTATCGACTGACAAGTACCGGAATTATGCTGTTGTAGCTGGTGTTATGACTGCTGCTGCTTCTCTCGGTTGGTATCTCAAAGCTAGTCGAAAGAAGGAAGAAGTGCAGGACTGA